The Candidatus Manganitrophaceae bacterium genome contains a region encoding:
- the rhaD gene encoding bifunctional rhamnulose-1-phosphate aldolase/short-chain dehydrogenase, whose amino-acid sequence MGGGKKRRGSMKSLWSDRETKKISGLDLVVYTSRLIGANTNLVLWGGGNSSVKVEGLDHKGLPTSILWIKGSGSDMRTISPGNFTPLRLDDLLLLKTRKAMTDEEMVAYQLKSVLEPKAPKPSIETLLHAFLPEKHIYHTHADAICALTDTTKSRKIVEEVYGENVAVVDYTRPGFLLSKRVSDAYRLHPGLRAIILDKHGLITWGETAKEAYDQTIRMVSEAEQYAARKKRGKQAMGPVRIKPLARKERQALAAALVPVLRGEVSQNKRMILRFDDSQKVLNFTGSAEAGRLTQIGPFTPDHLLHTKPWPLFVKTKGSQNTSDVISEIRKACEGYRERSVKYFNRYKTEGVTMLDPNPRIILIPGIGMFTTGKDRRAAGITRELYLHTMGVIEAAEAIDAYRSIPAREICNFEYWPMENYKLTLLPPEKEFSRKVVLITGGAGAIGRAIAESFVEAGASVIVADIQMKKAEAVVAKINTRSGGEQAVALEMDVTNEKSVKVGFKTAALYFGGLDIFISNAGIARCAAVDKLTLRDWDASLAVNATGHFLTSKMALQIMKAQGLGGAIVVVATKNVLAPGKDFGAYSASKAAQAQLARIMAIENAEEGIRVNMVNPDGVFEESGLWSQEIREERARAHKVSLKDLEEFYARRNLLKTRISAKDVAQSVLFFASDRAAKTTGAILPVDGGVKEAFPR is encoded by the coding sequence ATGGGGGGGGGGAAGAAGAGGAGAGGGTCGATGAAAAGTTTATGGTCGGATCGGGAAACAAAAAAGATATCGGGGCTGGACCTTGTGGTTTACACCTCAAGATTGATCGGGGCCAATACAAACCTGGTCCTCTGGGGAGGCGGAAACTCGTCTGTAAAAGTTGAGGGCTTAGATCACAAAGGCTTACCAACATCTATCCTCTGGATTAAAGGAAGCGGATCTGACATGCGAACCATTTCCCCGGGAAACTTCACGCCCCTTCGTCTTGACGACCTCCTTCTCCTGAAGACACGAAAAGCGATGACCGACGAAGAGATGGTGGCCTACCAGTTAAAATCCGTCCTGGAACCCAAGGCTCCGAAGCCCTCTATTGAGACGCTGTTGCATGCCTTCCTTCCGGAAAAGCACATTTATCATACCCATGCAGACGCAATATGTGCCCTGACGGATACTACAAAGAGCCGAAAAATCGTCGAGGAGGTCTATGGGGAGAACGTCGCGGTCGTTGATTATACCCGTCCCGGGTTTCTCCTCTCAAAAAGGGTCTCTGATGCTTATCGCTTACACCCCGGCCTGCGCGCAATTATCCTCGACAAACATGGCTTGATCACTTGGGGGGAAACTGCAAAAGAAGCCTATGATCAGACCATCCGGATGGTTTCCGAGGCAGAGCAGTACGCGGCACGAAAGAAACGGGGAAAACAGGCCATGGGGCCTGTCCGGATCAAGCCCCTCGCGCGTAAAGAACGCCAGGCGCTTGCCGCCGCCCTTGTTCCGGTATTACGCGGCGAAGTCAGTCAGAACAAGCGGATGATCCTCCGATTTGATGATTCTCAAAAGGTGCTGAACTTTACCGGATCCGCAGAGGCCGGACGTTTGACGCAGATCGGTCCCTTTACCCCGGACCACCTTCTCCACACAAAACCCTGGCCGCTCTTCGTCAAAACCAAGGGCTCCCAGAATACCTCAGATGTCATTTCTGAGATCAGGAAGGCGTGTGAAGGCTACAGAGAACGCTCCGTCAAATACTTCAATCGTTATAAAACGGAAGGCGTCACAATGCTCGATCCGAACCCGCGCATCATCCTGATTCCAGGCATCGGGATGTTCACCACAGGAAAAGACCGACGCGCAGCAGGCATTACACGTGAGCTTTACCTCCACACGATGGGCGTGATTGAGGCCGCGGAGGCGATTGACGCTTACCGGTCGATCCCGGCACGGGAAATCTGTAACTTTGAGTATTGGCCAATGGAAAACTACAAACTGACCCTCCTCCCACCCGAGAAAGAGTTCTCCAGGAAAGTGGTCTTGATCACCGGCGGCGCAGGGGCAATCGGCCGCGCCATTGCTGAATCTTTTGTGGAAGCGGGTGCCTCCGTGATTGTGGCAGATATTCAGATGAAAAAAGCCGAGGCAGTTGTCGCAAAAATCAACACCCGGTCTGGAGGAGAACAGGCCGTCGCCCTTGAGATGGATGTGACCAATGAAAAGAGCGTCAAGGTTGGTTTCAAAACCGCCGCCCTGTATTTCGGAGGTCTTGATATCTTTATTTCCAACGCAGGCATTGCCCGGTGCGCGGCGGTAGACAAATTAACTCTGAGAGATTGGGACGCATCTCTTGCCGTCAATGCGACAGGCCACTTTCTAACATCAAAAATGGCGTTACAAATTATGAAGGCCCAAGGGCTTGGCGGTGCCATTGTTGTCGTCGCAACCAAGAACGTCCTGGCCCCTGGAAAGGATTTCGGTGCCTATTCTGCCTCCAAGGCAGCACAGGCACAGCTCGCCCGAATTATGGCCATTGAAAATGCTGAGGAAGGGATTCGCGTGAATATGGTGAATCCAGACGGGGTCTTTGAGGAATCGGGTCTTTGGTCTCAGGAGATCCGGGAAGAACGTGCCCGCGCCCACAAGGTCTCCCTCAAAGACCTGGAGGAGTTCTACGCTAGGCGCAATCTCCTGAAAACCCGAATAAGCGCCAAAGACGTCGCCCAATCGGTTCTCTTCTTCGCCTCTGACAGGGCCGCAAAAACAACAGGCGCCATCCTGCCGGTTGATGGGGGCGTAAAAGAGGCCTTTCCTCGCTAA
- a CDS encoding NlpC/P60 family protein, whose amino-acid sequence MRTLSQIAWTSFLLIALTACGSAPRAAAFPQWTSDHRPPTTQARKKIVQTAHTLVGVPYLFGGASPKGFDCSGLINYVFRQAASLDLPRTTRQLIRIGEAVRKNELSPGDLVFFRIGQRRSIHIGIYIGNGEFIHAPKTGGEVNIQRLSTQYWKTRYRGARSIL is encoded by the coding sequence ATGCGGACCCTCTCACAAATAGCTTGGACCTCATTTCTCTTGATCGCGCTGACCGCTTGCGGTAGCGCACCCCGGGCAGCGGCTTTTCCTCAATGGACCTCAGACCACAGACCTCCCACAACACAAGCCCGGAAAAAGATCGTTCAAACAGCCCACACCCTGGTTGGAGTACCCTACCTTTTTGGCGGCGCAAGCCCAAAAGGCTTTGATTGCAGTGGTCTCATCAACTACGTTTTCCGCCAGGCAGCCAGCCTGGATCTCCCTCGAACAACACGTCAACTCATCCGTATCGGGGAAGCGGTTCGGAAAAATGAGCTTTCCCCGGGAGACCTCGTCTTTTTCAGAATTGGACAGAGGAGGTCCATTCATATCGGGATCTACATTGGGAACGGAGAGTTCATTCACGCGCCCAAGACCGGAGGAGAAGTTAATATTCAGCGACTCTCCACCCAATACTGGAAAACACGGTACCGCGGGGCCCGAAGCATCCTTTAG
- a CDS encoding Dabb family protein: protein MMKHIVFWKLKEEAEGHRKDENAKKVKERLEALNGRIEGLLQLEVGIDLSDSEYSSDLVLYSEFGKREDLKVYQSHPEHRALLPFLQSICIERRVVDYEI from the coding sequence ATGATGAAGCACATTGTTTTCTGGAAATTAAAAGAAGAGGCTGAGGGTCATCGCAAAGATGAAAATGCCAAAAAGGTAAAAGAGAGACTAGAGGCCCTTAATGGCAGAATAGAAGGCCTCCTCCAATTAGAAGTTGGCATTGATCTCTCTGACTCTGAATATTCTTCAGACTTGGTCCTTTATTCTGAGTTCGGGAAACGGGAAGACCTGAAAGTCTATCAGAGCCACCCGGAACACCGAGCCCTCCTGCCCTTCCTTCAATCGATTTGTATTGAGCGAAGGGTTGTTGACTATGAAATTTAA
- a CDS encoding acyl-CoA desaturase, protein MRTSSNQAVAENELLNAIQFASEERIDWLKSVPFILVHIVSLAIFWTGITWINIGVCLALYYIRMFFITAGYHRYFAHRSYKLNRVMQFLMAVGGSSAGQKGVFWWASHHRHHHRFSDQIEDVHSPIRGFWWSHLGWILCERYHTPHLDLIKDLTKFPELRWIDKYWYTSTVLLAVICFALGGWSTLIVGYFLSTVLLYHGTFLVNSATHVFGRRRFITDDTSRNSMIIALLTCGEGWHNNHHHYQSTANQGFYWWEIDLSYYVLKIMSWLGLASDLRVPPKNVLANDLLTSGQPDIGMDRVAKLMALIHQDRKPTAQGSKEETSTNPPLNGSESPSTLTDEEMIPVTNNGYREGSALECVEK, encoded by the coding sequence ATGAGAACATCATCAAATCAAGCCGTGGCTGAGAACGAGCTACTCAATGCGATTCAATTCGCGTCGGAGGAAAGAATCGATTGGCTCAAAAGCGTCCCCTTTATTTTGGTTCACATCGTGTCCCTGGCAATTTTCTGGACCGGGATCACCTGGATAAACATTGGGGTATGCCTTGCCCTCTACTACATCCGGATGTTCTTCATTACCGCGGGCTACCATCGGTATTTCGCACACCGGAGTTATAAGCTCAATCGGGTCATGCAGTTTCTTATGGCCGTGGGCGGCTCTTCTGCCGGGCAGAAGGGGGTCTTCTGGTGGGCCTCCCATCATCGGCATCACCATCGTTTTTCAGATCAAATAGAGGATGTTCACTCACCCATTCGCGGATTTTGGTGGAGCCATCTCGGATGGATATTGTGCGAGCGTTATCACACGCCCCATTTGGATTTGATCAAGGACCTTACCAAGTTCCCTGAGCTCAGGTGGATCGACAAGTATTGGTATACATCGACGGTACTCCTGGCTGTAATTTGCTTTGCTCTGGGAGGTTGGTCTACACTCATCGTCGGTTACTTTCTCTCCACGGTACTCCTTTATCACGGGACCTTTCTCGTTAATTCCGCAACACATGTCTTTGGCCGGCGGCGCTTCATCACAGATGATACAAGCCGCAACTCTATGATTATCGCCCTCCTCACCTGTGGCGAGGGATGGCATAACAATCACCATCACTATCAGTCCACAGCCAACCAGGGCTTCTACTGGTGGGAAATTGATTTGAGCTATTATGTCCTTAAGATTATGTCCTGGCTCGGTCTGGCCAGCGACCTGCGCGTGCCCCCAAAGAATGTACTCGCAAATGATCTTCTCACCTCGGGTCAACCTGACATAGGAATGGACCGCGTCGCCAAGCTGATGGCTCTGATCCATCAGGACCGTAAACCGACTGCCCAGGGGTCCAAGGAAGAAACCTCGACCAACCCACCGCTGAACGGATCGGAAAGCCCTTCCACACTTACAGATGAAGAAATGATCCCCGTCACAAACAACGGATATAGGGAAGGCAGTGCCCTGGAGTGCGTGGAAAAATGA